Proteins encoded within one genomic window of Acidovorax sp. 107:
- the ureE gene encoding urease accessory protein UreE, producing MIQVSKLLPQGQGLAPVLLKRATTIELDWDVRQKSRFAATDSAGRELGIFLPRGTLVRGGDVLVAEDGSMVRVVAAPQPVLVITHCSSHGTAFDLTRAAYHLGNRHVPIELQPDHLKIEPDHVLADMLRAMHLIVTEQHLAFEPEGGAYASGHGGGHSHGGHGHDHHHGHGHGHSHDHDHTRDYGHAHEHSHAAAPATAPARGRTVSIPVVAQGHVHGPDCNHDH from the coding sequence ATGATCCAGGTCTCCAAACTTCTCCCCCAAGGCCAAGGCCTCGCTCCCGTACTGCTCAAACGCGCCACCACCATCGAGCTGGACTGGGACGTGCGCCAGAAAAGCCGCTTTGCGGCCACCGACTCAGCGGGGCGCGAGCTGGGCATCTTCTTGCCGCGCGGCACGCTGGTGCGCGGCGGCGATGTGCTGGTGGCCGAAGACGGCTCCATGGTGCGCGTGGTTGCGGCGCCGCAGCCCGTGCTGGTCATCACGCACTGCAGCAGCCACGGCACTGCGTTTGACCTGACCCGCGCCGCCTACCACCTGGGCAACCGCCATGTGCCCATCGAGCTGCAACCCGACCACCTCAAGATCGAACCCGACCACGTGCTGGCCGACATGCTGCGCGCCATGCACCTGATCGTGACCGAGCAGCACCTGGCGTTTGAGCCCGAAGGTGGTGCCTACGCATCGGGGCATGGTGGTGGACACAGCCATGGGGGACATGGACACGACCATCACCACGGTCACGGCCATGGCCACTCACATGACCATGACCATACCCGCGATTACGGGCATGCCCACGAACACAGCCATGCAGCTGCGCCCGCCACAGCCCCGGCGCGGGGGCGCACCGTTTCCATCCCCGTGGTGGCCCAGGGGCATGTACACGGCCCTGACTGCAACCACGACCACTGA
- a CDS encoding GNAT family N-acetyltransferase, producing MNALLQDLRIHLDDLTDPRIEAFMQEHLKDMHATSPPESVHALDMAQLRQPEIRFWTAWRGDGELVGTGALKHLDAEHAELKSMRTAASVRGQGVGRAVLEHILGQAVDLGYQRISLETGTQPFFEPAHQLYLRYGFTDCVPFGSYQLDPHSRYMSRAL from the coding sequence ATGAACGCCTTGCTGCAAGACCTGCGGATCCACCTGGACGACCTGACCGATCCACGCATCGAAGCCTTCATGCAGGAGCATCTGAAAGACATGCATGCCACTTCGCCACCCGAGAGCGTGCACGCGCTCGACATGGCGCAGTTGCGCCAGCCCGAGATCCGTTTCTGGACAGCCTGGCGGGGCGATGGCGAGCTGGTGGGTACCGGCGCGCTCAAGCACCTGGACGCCGAACATGCCGAACTCAAGTCCATGCGCACCGCAGCCAGCGTGCGGGGCCAGGGTGTGGGCCGCGCAGTGCTGGAACACATCCTGGGCCAGGCGGTGGACCTGGGCTACCAGCGCATCAGCCTGGAAACGGGCACCCAGCCCTTCTTTGAACCCGCTCACCAGCTCTACCTGCGCTACGGCTTTACCGACTGCGTGCCGTTCGGCAGCTACCAGCTCGACCCCCACAGCCGGTACATGAGCCGTGCGCTGTAG
- a CDS encoding urease subunit beta: MIPGELFTEPGEHLLNTGRRTLTLVVRNTGDRPIQVGSHYHFAETNNALGFDRTAARGMRLNIASGTAVRFEPGQERTVELVDYAGERRVFGFQGLTQGAL; this comes from the coding sequence ATGATCCCCGGCGAACTTTTCACCGAACCCGGTGAACACCTGCTCAACACCGGCCGCCGCACCCTGACGCTGGTGGTGCGCAACACCGGCGACCGGCCCATCCAGGTCGGCTCGCACTACCACTTTGCCGAGACCAACAACGCCCTGGGCTTCGACCGCACCGCTGCACGCGGCATGCGGCTGAACATTGCGTCGGGCACCGCCGTGCGCTTTGAGCCCGGCCAGGAGCGCACCGTGGAACTGGTGGACTACGCGGGCGAGCGCCGCGTGTTCGGCTTCCAGGGCCTGACGCAGGGCGCGCTGTAG
- a CDS encoding HupE/UreJ family protein, with the protein MRIALSHRHTAALLFIAASAISTGASAHTGAESHIHNSFLSGFAHPLFGLDHLAAMVAVGLWSALAARSAGRDLLWGPVGFAAMLLVGAVLGLQGVALPAVEPMIAASLLVTGLLVVSRLRVPGLVAALGVGVFAVFHGVAHGYELAGSDSAWLTLAGMLTATVLLHSAGLGAGWALRYRHVWLARAAGAGVAAFGGALLAQMA; encoded by the coding sequence TTCTTTTCATAGCTGCCAGCGCAATCAGCACCGGCGCTAGCGCCCATACCGGTGCTGAATCGCACATCCACAACAGTTTTCTGAGCGGCTTTGCCCACCCCCTGTTCGGTCTGGACCACCTGGCCGCCATGGTGGCCGTGGGCCTGTGGAGCGCCCTGGCCGCGCGCAGCGCCGGGCGCGACCTGCTGTGGGGCCCCGTGGGTTTTGCCGCCATGTTGCTGGTGGGCGCCGTGCTGGGCCTGCAGGGCGTGGCGCTGCCAGCGGTGGAGCCGATGATTGCTGCGTCGCTGCTGGTCACCGGCCTGCTGGTCGTGTCGCGCCTGCGCGTGCCCGGGCTGGTGGCGGCGCTGGGTGTGGGCGTGTTTGCCGTCTTCCACGGTGTGGCCCACGGCTATGAACTGGCGGGCAGCGACAGCGCCTGGTTGACCCTGGCGGGCATGCTGACCGCTACCGTGCTGCTGCACAGCGCAGGCCTGGGGGCGGGCTGGGCGCTGCGCTACCGCCATGTGTGGCTGGCCCGCGCAGCGGGTGCTGGCGTGGCTGCGTTCGGTGGCGCGCTGCTGGCGCAGATGGCCTGA
- a CDS encoding urease accessory protein UreF, which produces MRLDRPKPLPAASFLQLMWLASPALPVGGFSYSEGLESAIENAGLASEAAVGDWLLDQLHITQARGDMALIAKAVVAWRRADWAHVRELNDWVLHTRETSELRLQTEQMGRSMADWLRNQNQGDETLMPAVRHLAALPPTYPVAFALAASNTQAPVRDVLLAYAFGWAENMVQAALKSMQLGQSAGQRILARLADAIPAAADHAVGLMDSERQAFSPMLAILSAQHETQYSRLFRS; this is translated from the coding sequence ATGCGCCTGGACCGCCCCAAGCCCCTGCCCGCCGCCAGCTTCTTGCAGCTGATGTGGCTGGCCTCGCCCGCGCTGCCCGTGGGCGGGTTCTCGTACTCCGAGGGGCTGGAAAGCGCCATTGAAAACGCGGGCCTGGCCAGCGAAGCCGCCGTGGGCGACTGGCTGCTGGACCAACTGCATATCACCCAAGCCCGGGGCGACATGGCCCTCATCGCCAAGGCCGTGGTTGCGTGGCGGCGCGCCGACTGGGCACATGTGCGCGAACTGAACGACTGGGTGCTGCACACCCGCGAAACGAGCGAGCTGCGCCTGCAGACCGAGCAAATGGGCCGATCGATGGCCGACTGGCTGCGCAATCAGAACCAGGGCGACGAGACCTTGATGCCCGCCGTGCGCCACCTGGCCGCATTGCCCCCCACCTACCCTGTGGCATTCGCACTGGCCGCCTCCAACACCCAGGCGCCCGTTCGCGACGTCCTGCTGGCCTACGCTTTCGGCTGGGCGGAGAACATGGTGCAGGCCGCCCTCAAATCCATGCAACTGGGCCAAAGCGCAGGCCAGCGCATCCTGGCCCGGCTGGCCGACGCGATCCCCGCCGCAGCCGACCACGCCGTGGGCCTGATGGACAGCGAACGCCAGGCCTTCTCGCCCATGCTGGCCATCCTGTCGGCCCAGCACGAAACCCAATACTCCCGCCTCTTCCGATCATGA
- the ureC gene encoding urease subunit alpha codes for MATIGRRAYAEMFGPTVGDRVRLADTDLILEVEADHTLRAGSYGEEVKFGGGKTIRDGMAQSQRSNAQGAVDTVLTNALVVDHTGIFKADIGLRAGRIAAIGKAGNPDTQPGVDIIIGPGTEVISCEGNIVTAGGIDSHIHFICPQQIEEALASGVTTMLGGGTGPATGTLATTCTSGPFNMERMLQAADAFPMNLGFLGKGNASLPDALHEQINAGAIGLKLHEDWGTTPSAISNCLDVAEATDTQVAIHSDTLNESGFVENTIAAVGGRGICAFHTEGAGGGHAPDILRVVGEDNFLPSSTNPTMPYTHNTLDEHVDMLMVCHHLDASIAEDLAFAESRIRKETIAAEDILHDLGAISMMSSDSQAMGRVGEVILRTWQTAHKMKVQRGSLAGDSARNDNTRIKRYVAKYTINPAIAHGISHEVGSLEVGKWADIVIWKPAFFGVKPALILKGGLIAMAAMGDPNASIPTPQPVHYRPMFGAFGGAIAKTSLTFVSQAGLAAGIGDRFGLRKTLSAVRNVRGVRKQHMVHNSYTPKMEVDAQTYTVRADGQLLTCEAATVLPMAQRYFLF; via the coding sequence ATGGCAACCATTGGACGACGCGCCTACGCCGAGATGTTCGGCCCCACTGTGGGCGACCGCGTGCGCCTGGCCGACACCGATTTGATTCTCGAAGTCGAGGCCGACCACACATTGCGCGCAGGCAGCTACGGCGAAGAAGTGAAGTTTGGCGGCGGCAAGACAATTCGCGACGGCATGGCGCAGTCGCAACGCAGCAATGCCCAGGGGGCTGTAGACACGGTGTTGACCAACGCCCTCGTGGTGGACCACACCGGCATCTTCAAGGCCGACATCGGCCTGCGCGCGGGCCGTATCGCCGCCATCGGCAAGGCGGGCAACCCCGACACGCAGCCCGGCGTGGACATCATCATCGGCCCCGGCACCGAGGTCATCAGCTGCGAAGGCAACATCGTCACCGCGGGCGGCATCGACAGCCACATCCACTTCATCTGCCCGCAGCAAATCGAAGAGGCCCTGGCCAGCGGCGTGACCACCATGCTGGGCGGCGGCACGGGCCCCGCCACCGGCACGCTGGCCACCACCTGCACGTCCGGCCCCTTCAACATGGAGCGCATGCTGCAGGCGGCCGATGCCTTCCCCATGAACCTGGGCTTTCTTGGCAAGGGCAATGCCAGCCTGCCCGATGCGCTGCACGAGCAGATCAATGCGGGCGCCATTGGCCTGAAGCTGCACGAAGACTGGGGCACCACCCCATCGGCCATCAGCAACTGCCTGGACGTGGCGGAAGCCACCGATACGCAGGTGGCCATCCACAGCGACACGCTCAACGAATCGGGCTTTGTGGAGAACACCATTGCGGCCGTGGGCGGGCGCGGCATCTGCGCCTTCCACACCGAAGGCGCAGGGGGCGGGCATGCGCCCGACATCCTGCGCGTGGTGGGCGAGGACAACTTCTTGCCATCGTCCACCAACCCCACCATGCCCTACACGCACAACACGCTGGACGAGCATGTGGACATGCTCATGGTGTGCCACCACCTCGACGCCAGCATTGCCGAAGACCTGGCCTTTGCCGAAAGCCGCATCCGCAAGGAAACCATCGCTGCCGAAGACATCCTGCATGACCTGGGTGCCATCAGCATGATGTCGAGCGACAGCCAGGCCATGGGCCGTGTGGGCGAGGTCATCCTGCGCACCTGGCAGACCGCGCACAAGATGAAGGTGCAGCGCGGCAGCCTGGCCGGCGACTCGGCCCGCAACGACAACACGCGCATCAAGCGCTACGTGGCCAAGTACACCATAAACCCCGCCATCGCCCACGGCATCAGCCACGAGGTGGGGTCGCTCGAAGTCGGCAAGTGGGCCGACATCGTGATCTGGAAGCCCGCGTTCTTCGGCGTCAAACCCGCGCTCATCCTGAAGGGCGGGCTGATTGCCATGGCTGCCATGGGCGACCCGAATGCCTCCATTCCCACGCCCCAGCCCGTGCACTACCGGCCCATGTTTGGCGCATTCGGTGGTGCCATCGCCAAGACCTCGCTCACCTTTGTCTCGCAGGCCGGTTTGGCGGCGGGCATCGGTGATCGCTTTGGTCTGCGCAAAACGCTGAGCGCCGTGCGCAACGTCCGTGGCGTGCGCAAGCAGCACATGGTGCACAACAGCTACACACCCAAGATGGAAGTGGACGCGCAAACCTATACCGTGCGCGCGGACGGCCAACTGCTCACCTGTGAGGCCGCCACCGTGCTGCCCATGGCGCAGCGCTACTTTCTGTTCTGA